CATAACGTGGCAGTCTTTTCTTTAAGAAAGGTTATTTCAGTGGATTTCTTGCTGGTAACTGAGTAGCGTGTATATGGTCTTTCTTCGGGTTCTCCGTTCCTTACCATGCACAAGTTCAACATCGATTCGCCTTCTCGCCACTGAAGCCACATCCACtgttgaggaaaaattaaacagGAATATCGTGAGTATTCATGAGAGATTCGGATAtcatttgatgaaatttttgaacaacGAATGTCTGCTTCGATAGACTTGTCAATGGTTTAACTGCTtttgaatgtgtttttttttccagaattgattttttccagtcGTTTGAAAACAGTCCGGTCTTTACAAGATTAGATGCCCATATAAAGAATCTTAACTCAAAAGTTTAGAAATTACGATTGGAAATATATGAATCTATATATATAGGTTTTTGACCGCcgtctaaaaagaaaacaacgagaATGGGCAGTTCGCCAAGCTGACTTCAACGAAGCACAGTATCTGAAAGAAGAGATTGGATGGAGAGTTGCCGATAAGGTGTGATTATGCTAATTAGAAAATGGAGCTGAGGCAGGAATTAGACGAACTGAAATTTTCTACGCATATCGCGAAGTCATGTTCTTAATGAAATTTACCTATGGCTAGTCAGGTGTGGACGTGAGGATTTGAGAAGGAATTGAGACTTTGGGATACTTTTATAGTTGTTGAAGTAGTTGCTGTGTTCGTGAAAATTAAGGTTATCCtaggtcagtgttttcatcaaCGTTTCAAAATCACTTATCTTTAGTCTTGTCTCTGCCGATACTCTTATTTAAATTTGTTCTGGATTTCGTCACCAATTTTCCGTATATTCgtgtttatttctcttctcccATTTTTTTCGCATTGCTCATTACGATGGAGCACCGAACTTCGGAGGCTAATCACAGTAGATTGGTTTCAATATCAAGTAGTGTTCTGATGTCAGTTTTCTTGCTTGTTAATGTACTACAATCTGAATGATTGGGAGGGAATCAAAGGAGTAAAATAGCTCCAcctattttatcttttctatGGCTGCTTCATGACACATCCTTACATTCGaccttttttcgttctttcccTCATTTCTACATCAATGTATGATTGTGGTCCTAACCTAGACCTGGTCAAAAGCCCCATTTTAGGTATTTGACCTCACCAAATTCAACCCCTTAGCACTGGACATAGGCTGTGGAGTCGGTCACATTGCTCCTCATATGATCAAGGAAAATGTCGGTACTCTTATACAATGCGACATGAGTCCAGCTATGGTTAACAAAAGTCGTGGACCAGATGACAATGAGGTATGATTATCTGTTTTCTTCGAATATAATTCTTTTCGCTGAACATAAGCATTTTGGATGATTGAGTGGTAGAAACCATGCCAACCCAAAACTGGAAAGCAGTAAAAGCCATACTTTGTTAGTTGATTGCTAATAACACCATatctattaattttaataacgTTGACCTATGCTAGCTATTTGCCtgagttttgttttcttctgaaatcaaTTACTAGCTGCTTCCTAGAACGTTATTCTGTACATGTACAGTTGGCGCTGAATGTTCTCAACCATATTACCTCTCCGATTAGGCGGGACAGAGTGAAGAAGAGGCGTTCACTCCAGTACATTCGAGTGTATAATTTTTACTAGAAGACTAACgctaaaacaaagaaaacatcatCATAGCCTCAATTAAAGCCTAAAAATTGCTGATTGTGCCAAACACGTTTAAAAGCGAAACTACTACGAAAACTTGTTAAGGTCAAAATTGAACGTGTGGTGTGTGATGAGGAAACACTTGAACCTTTCAAGAATGATCAGTTTGATTTATTACTGTCATCGATGTCAGCTCATTGGATCAATGACCTTCCTCAATGGTgagtctttttctcttttttctcgttgctcCAGTATTCCTGTCGTTGTTGTCGAtgtcttatttatttcctgaTTTACGATAGTTTTATATTGTGCCAACGTCAAAAGGGCAGACAAACACCTCTGTCAGTCGAAAGTCATGATCGTGATTTGTTTCTCTTATTTATGTTCTATTTTCATGATCTCTTGAGGTTTCGCCGCTGCTACGATATTCTGAAACCCGACTGTCCCTTCATTGGCGCTCTTCTTTCGGAGGATACTCTTTTCGAGTTAAGATGCTCGTTACAACTTGCGGAGGTAAACTGTGGAAGAGAACTGGAATTCCATTAGATCTGCATCTTTTCGTATTTATAGATGGAGCGCACTGGAGGTGTCGGTTCGCACATTTCACCATTCATAAAACCACAGGATATTGGAAGCCTGTTGAACCGAGCTGGCTTTGATATGATTACGTTAGACAGCGACGAAGTAGAGGTGTTTGTTGTTCCATGAAGGTTAACTAAATACTACAAGATCACCCTCAAAGTTCGAAGGCATGATTCTTCAGGTAGGCTATCCGAGCATGTTTGCTCTGATGTATGATCTACAGCTGATGGCTGAATCACATTGCACGTACTCACGAAGTCCAGCGCTTCGCAAAGATGTACTGCTTGCAGCTGAAGCCATATACAGGGTAACACCTCTCCAACTGTCTTGTTATAGTGTTTTCTCCAGCTAGCACGAAAATCCTATTAATTAATAGAGATTGGTGTGTTACAGTAAGCTGTTGTCATTTTTGGCTACACTGGTGCTGTATGTACTAAAGGTATCTACAATGCCTCATAAAAAGCAAACAACCaacataatcttttttttcgtaatgaATTAGCTGTAaactttttcagaaattcactTTATACTCAGTGTTTGgcgcaaaatttttttttttaccaaacaCTGAGGTCTTCGCTCAGCCTTTTTTATGAGTTCCATTCAACATTGATATTAACGCCATAAAAAATGGATTGGTATTTCTTGAAGAACTAGATGAACATCGTGTCTTCTTCTATCTAGACTATGTATGCCAAGGATGGGAAATATCCAGCTACGTTCCGTGTGATCTCGTTTATCGGTTGGAAACCTGGACCAGAGATGCCGAAGCCAGCAAAACGTGGATCGCAGAACGTCTCCTTTAAGGTAGGAGAGATTCTGTGTGATGTCGGTTTCCCATGCAATAACTTGTTTTTCAGGATCTGGGTAAAATTGTAGAAGATCCACACCTTATGCAGAAGCTGAGCGAGAGGGAAGACACCAAAGATAGCAAATAGATTTAGgacttagtttttttgttgattagaTTGTTGTTATGGTTCTCAGATTCTAAACACAACGTCCTGACGTTGTCATGAATATTGCATGTAGGAATCTCATTACGTCCTGCGTTTTCTTCATAAGTATGTAAAACGAGAAGTAGTTTTTGTTGAtatctctatttttattttcctttctttattttcctcaGATTTGACCCGTTCCATAACAGAACTCGAAAATGAACTTGGAGAGAACGGATTCTGTATGTTTTTAAGGCTCTTTTCTTACTTTCGAAAGTCtgacaattttttctacttgaaAGTAGGTCGGTGAAATAAGTAGGAACACTCCTGCATTCACATTACTCATACCACTAGAACTCGAGGATTTTTCTGTGAAGAATTGAGGGAAAGAACTGCGGAATAGTGACCCACTTTCGGGAAATGTAATCAGTTTTGAATAATATCAGGTTGTGGAACCGCAAagttttatactttattttactttgtattgatttttttgcttttttgtaagttgtttattattatttgaaagagcTCTTTTTGCTCTACAGAATTGTGATaattgttcttcgcataatttaattttttttttattatttcagtcttaggaaaaaaaatagtctcAGATATCTCTCGGATATCCAGGAGACAAAAAATCAGCACTTTCGACAGCTACTTTCCTTTGCTGTTTGAGAGATCTGAACAGGTCGTAAAACAAAACCGGGAATATATTAGTTGATCAATTTGTTATTAAAATTATCGTTTCCGTtcgataaaattgaaaaaaaaaacgctcttgTCGAATTCAGAAGGTCTTCCTTTGAGAGGTGTGTTGTCGAGGTTAATGTCGccgtttttaaattttgctgtGGACTCTGACATCGAAAATGTCATGAGCGACTGCGGCAGCTTTTTTACTTCGCCAGAAATCGCGAAGAAAACCAGGTGATAGAATTGGTGATTTTTGCCTTTTGGATACTCTATTTCTGAGGctcaaaaattacaaacaatTAGATTATTCGGAAAATTATCACAGTTTTATAGaggaaaagagcaaaaaatagatctttcaaataatataaatacctTACCAAAGAGCAAGCAACTCATTATAAAATACAGTGTAATATAAAACTCTGTGAACTCATTCCGCAACCTAACACTAAGAAAAAGTAATGGTAATACTTAGAACTAAGAATAAGTAATACTAAGAACTAAGAAGAAGTCCAAAAAGTCCTAGAGCCTCTTctgtatcaatccacttgagatgcgccaattgttttactgcaattcgtattCGTTGAAGTTCTCGTAACGTGtgttggcttatacaatgtCTTGCGGCGCCAGtcgatgatcaaatcagtgtttttgtcctcgcagacaagtttTATACCAATTTATTTACTCGGGaggaagaaaggcttggttgtcAGTGGGGCAGTTTCGagccatcgaccgtgcggctacaacggacctcttaccgactgcgctacacccgccccatacTACTAAGAAGGACAGGAGAAATTGGATATGAGAGGTAGCaacaaaaagtgtaaaaactTAAAGCATTAGCATGAAGCATTTTTCGAACTAATTCATTTGTACGATTGtctgaaagcaaaaaagtaaagcCAATAACACAACGGCTTCAGTTCGTGGGAAATCCGGCTTCGCAGCAGGCATTcatatattatttcattaaaagATTTTCAATATCCATGGTAGTAAAGTGACGAGAAACCTTCAGTTTGGCACCAAGACAAGCGAAAGTATAAAAAACAGacattaataaaatattggtACAAAATGTCGTATACGGAAAGGAATGATTCGTtggaaatttaaattaatttattgataATTTGTTAAAGAGAATTCAAATTCGTATTTTTCATAGACAAAAAGCAGAATTAAATGTTAAA
This is a stretch of genomic DNA from Necator americanus strain Aroian chromosome II, whole genome shotgun sequence. It encodes these proteins:
- a CDS encoding hypothetical protein (NECATOR_CHRII.G7750.T1), yielding MVFLRVLRSLPCTSSTSIRLLATEATSTVEEKLNRNIVFDRRLKRKQREWAVRQADFNEAQYLKEEIGWRVADKVFDLTKFNPLALDIGCGVGHIAPHMIKENVGTLIQCDMSPAMVNKSRGPDDNEVKIERVVCDEETLEPFKNDQFDLLLSSMSAHWINDLPQWFRRCYDILKPDCPFIGALLSEDTLFELRCSLQLAEMERTGGVGSHISPFIKPQDIGSLLNRAGFDMITLDSDEVEVGYPSMFALMYDLQLMAESHCTYSRSPALRKDVLLAAEAIYRTMYAKDGKYPATFRVISFIGWKPGPEMPKPAKRGSQNVSFKDLGKIVEDPHLMQKLSEREDTKDSK